The sequence GAGGGTTTTTAATTTCAGGCTGTTGGCTTCGGGAGGCAGGCAGACTCCAGATGCAGGGCCCCACAACGGCTCGATTGAAGCCATCATGAACCGCTGGACCTCAGCCATTCCAGAAGCGATGTTGGACAGGATGTTAGAGGGCTCTTCAAACTCTCGCTGATCATCGTCCAGGAGATTGCTGCCTGGTGCCAGGGTGTTCTCGGACCAACTGTTTGACTCCTTTATAAGAGGCCAGTCACTGTTCACCCCAGATACACCATTGGTTGGGTTTTGTATCACAATGGTATCTTTCAGTGACTGGGCAGAGGGAATCAAGTTATTTCTGAATTTGGTGGCTGATTTGCAGCCTCCTCCCTGCCCTTTGTTATTCTTCCCTTCTGAAggatttttaacttttttggaTGAGCGTGAGTTTTGACGAGGGTTTTTGCTTTTCTCTGCTTTACTGGATTtgggagtttttgttttctttgtgccCTTCTGGTCTGGGCCGGTGTTCTGACCAGCATTCTGCTTGGTCGTTTTCTTTTTCGGCTTTGAGGCTTTCGCTCCGCTACCATTATGATTTGCCTGTTTGCCAAACGTTTCTACGCAGGGGTTTTTCTCAACCACACCCACAGCATCGTCGTCATTAAACGTGTGGAACTGAAACTGATGACTGTTCACTATAAACGGACTGCTGTGATGATCCTGTTGCTGGACAATATTGCAGTTCCATTTCATATCCTGTGGGCTTCCTAGAACAACTTCGTTTGAATCCTGGAAATCCTTTGTTTTCCCTGCTGACTTGATTTCTGGCCCTATCACTTGCGGAGACAAATTTGGCGTGTCTGGTGGAGACATCTCTGACAAGGACGAGTGTCGGAATTTATCAGGAGTAAAGTTAGATATATCCAGCAGGTCTGTTGATTCTTTCAAGGGAATGATTTCATCAACACTCTGCTGGATCACTAGTTTTGGACTGCAGTGGGCTAAGAAGTTATCATTCATGTCATCTTCGCCATCCTTATCACAAGACTTTAAACTTAAAGAGCTATAATTGCTCGAAGTAGCTGACAACGAAcccactgaatcaaaactgatgAGTCTGCCATTGTCTGTGTTCAGAGAGCCGCGCTGAAACTGGAAATGTCCCTCTCCGCACGGTACCTGGCATGACTGATAATCAGTGTCGGGCTGCAGGGGCTGCTCATGCAAATAATTCTTCTGATACAGCAGTCTGTTGCTGTCCAAGTTTAGCTGACTGTATCCTGAGACCGACAAGTTGTCTGCCATTGGCACAGGGACTGGGCCAGAAAAGCTGTTAGTCATGATGGGAGATTCTGGAATGTCAGGCGGGAATGGTGGCTGGTTGGTGCTGGCTTGTGCATGCCATATTTGAGTAAAATTTGGCTCGATCTGGTTTGTGCAGGTCTGGGGAGATTGCTGTAGTTCTGAttcagagggaggagagagaacgCAGCTCTGTGCAAGCTGCAGAGAAGTGAACTGTGTCTCGGCTGGAGAAACACCAGCCGTGTACTGCCCAGAGGGGTGCTGAGAGAAGTAAGAGATTCCAGTGCTATTTGATGAATCTGATGCATCTAGCAATGTCTGCAGATACCCTCCAGGGACCACTGGTACACTTGTAGCCACGTTCGCAGATGGTGCAGGTTTGTCAGAAGAGCAGGTGGCTGATATAAAAGTAGATTTTTCAACAGCATCAGTGGTGTGGTTTTCAGATAAATGGGGGCTGCTTGCAGCAGAGTCAATAGCAGCATCCTTCATGCTGCCTACAGAGTCCTGATTTTCTAAAACAGGGCAAATCCCTGCTACGTTTGTTATGCTTTTGCTATCCTCTTGCATGGCTTTAATTTTTCTGCTCTTCAATCTGGCTTcacttttaaatttttttattcTTACAATTTTATTTCCAATTCTCTTATCTTCCCTTTCTTGTGATCTGCTATTTACTGTTCCAGTATGTGTGATGTCATTTGAGTCTAATCTGTTTGCTCGGTTGGGGGCTGCTATTGTTAATGGCATGCCTGTAAGGGCTGCGTCGTCTTTAGTGCCGCCTTCCTGCCTCTGATCACAAGAAGAGGAGCCCTGCTTGTTTGGTGATTGTTCCACAGTTTGAATTCTTTGAATCCTGAGTCTGTTTGCAATCTTATATTTTCTTTTGGGGGGACTAGAACTAAAGGAACGGTTTGAGCCATTCAAATGAAAATTATGTTTATCACCTGAAGCCAGCTTTCGTGAATCCCTTCTCTTGAGCTGTCTTTTTTGCCAGTAGTCCTTTAAAGGGGccaatttttcatatttttgtagCGCATCAGAATTTAAGTTAACTGTTGTGGGAGTTGGATCTATTTTGCCAAGTTTAACTAACATGTGCTTTTCTCCTTTGAACCTGTTAATGATGATATATTTGATAATTACCGGAGGCTCCTTACGGGATGATTTTCGCCTTTTCTTTGGGCACCAGTCATCGTCATCTTCCTCTTTTGGACCAAAAGGCTGCTTTTCGCGTTTCTCTGCATTCTTTTCACTCTCAATGGAGTCCACATCATACAGATAGTCCTCACTGTATCTCACTTTTCTTTTTGCTCTCAATCCATAATTCAGCtgactggaggagctggagttCTCTCTGGACAAAAAGCGGTTACATTCTTTAGCCTCCCGGAAGGTGTCATAAGATGAGCCGGTACAGGAGCTATCATCGCTATATTCACCTGAATCTTCAGTTGAGTTGTTGGAGTCAAAAAAATAGTTCCTTTTCGGGGTCAGGTACTGCGTTCCATCCGCAGGGCTACCATTTTTATTTAGGTCCGGTTTCTCTTCATTCCCCCAAAGACTGATCTCATCTGCCTTGAACTGCAGAGTGTCCATGTTCTTCTTAATGGTTCCGTTCTCCTTTTTGGTACAATTCACAAGGACGCTTGGGAAAAAGTTGAACTGGGTCTCCTCCTGGAGGGCGTTGGTCTTTTCCCTCACGTTATCCTGGAAGGACTCATAGCGAATTTTTAAAGAACACACATCGCTGCTGAGGGTGGAGTCATCGTCGTCAAACATGTAGTTGTCCACATCCTCCTCAGAGAACAGGTTGACTGAAAGTTCGTTTTTAGAGCACAGGTCGAGCAGCTCCATTTTGCTCTCACTGATGAAAGACTCGAAATAGCCCCAGTCCTGATTTGGATTGGATAGCAGGGCCTCTTCTCCATTGCATTTGTCCAGGAGCAGCCCTTCATAATAATTTTTGGGGGTAGGGTCTTCTGAATCGCTGTCGGATTTCTCCACATCTCTTTTGTCCGCTGTCCTTGATTTATGCAGGGGGAAACTTAAGAGCTGATCGGAAAGCAGTTGATCTCCATAACGGGCGCTCTCTCCGGTGCTCATACACTGAATCCCTATATCCGAGATAGAGCAGGAATCGTAATCCCGGTTTATATCCCCCATTTTCAGACTGATGCCAGGCTCTGGGTCGACACTGTCCTTTGATTCAATGAAGCAGCCCAGGCAGGTTCGGCTCTGCTGCATCAGACAGTCTCCAGTCAGTGTTGATATGCCACCTGGCTCCATGATTGTGAAGGGGGTCCGGTCACAGTCCTCAGGGAGGGACCAGGGACTCACCCCCTTGGTTACACAGGATGTCAGGGAGATGGCGTGTGTGGAGGAATCATCTGACGCGTGTTCAGGAGCATCGGTGAGCCTCAGAGGAGATGGAGGACTCAGGACACACGGCTCCTTCAAAGTCAAAGACGGCAGCGCTCTGTGGGAGTCTGGACTTCCTTTCTGTGCATTCGCTGCTGTAGCCAAGGATGGAAACGGAACTGCAGCATCTGCAGCGACATACGGCTTCAGATTATTCCCCTGGTCATGTGATCCTAGGAAAAAGGAAAGATCATAAACAAAATAAGGAGCAACCAGTGACTGTCTTTACTAGTATGAAACATATCTGCCGTTAACATGGGTAGGCCCCTTATTAACACATTGGAGGAAGAAATTTGTTCCTcaggcaatttaaaaaaaatatatatatattttctttccacTCACTAAGGGTTATTCATAATAATGAGGATAATAACACAGATCCATCCTGTGATTGCATCACTTTCTTTTGTCAGCTATaggaaatgtataattaaacaacaacaacggaAGCTGCTGTACAAGTAGTATTAGATTTGTTTGGCTTGGATAATTAGTCAACTGCAGCTAATGCAGGTATATGCACAAGG is a genomic window of Amia ocellicauda isolate fAmiCal2 chromosome 10, fAmiCal2.hap1, whole genome shotgun sequence containing:
- the nexmifb gene encoding neurite extension and migration factor isoform X1, with the protein product MVQKRRSDPRKMRQGLVPALPGNTAAATEASYAGLDRGNDARKEQNQAKLMDVLQDNNLTAQAQNPTQTNGVNENGSHDQGNNLKPYVAADAAVPFPSLATAANAQKGSPDSHRALPSLTLKEPCVLSPPSPLRLTDAPEHASDDSSTHAISLTSCVTKGVSPWSLPEDCDRTPFTIMEPGGISTLTGDCLMQQSRTCLGCFIESKDSVDPEPGISLKMGDINRDYDSCSISDIGIQCMSTGESARYGDQLLSDQLLSFPLHKSRTADKRDVEKSDSDSEDPTPKNYYEGLLLDKCNGEEALLSNPNQDWGYFESFISESKMELLDLCSKNELSVNLFSEEDVDNYMFDDDDSTLSSDVCSLKIRYESFQDNVREKTNALQEETQFNFFPSVLVNCTKKENGTIKKNMDTLQFKADEISLWGNEEKPDLNKNGSPADGTQYLTPKRNYFFDSNNSTEDSGEYSDDSSCTGSSYDTFREAKECNRFLSRENSSSSSQLNYGLRAKRKVRYSEDYLYDVDSIESEKNAEKREKQPFGPKEEDDDDWCPKKRRKSSRKEPPVIIKYIIINRFKGEKHMLVKLGKIDPTPTTVNLNSDALQKYEKLAPLKDYWQKRQLKRRDSRKLASGDKHNFHLNGSNRSFSSSPPKRKYKIANRLRIQRIQTVEQSPNKQGSSSCDQRQEGGTKDDAALTGMPLTIAAPNRANRLDSNDITHTGTVNSRSQEREDKRIGNKIVRIKKFKSEARLKSRKIKAMQEDSKSITNVAGICPVLENQDSVGSMKDAAIDSAASSPHLSENHTTDAVEKSTFISATCSSDKPAPSANVATSVPVVPGGYLQTLLDASDSSNSTGISYFSQHPSGQYTAGVSPAETQFTSLQLAQSCVLSPPSESELQQSPQTCTNQIEPNFTQIWHAQASTNQPPFPPDIPESPIMTNSFSGPVPVPMADNLSVSGYSQLNLDSNRLLYQKNYLHEQPLQPDTDYQSCQVPCGEGHFQFQRGSLNTDNGRLISFDSVGSLSATSSNYSSLSLKSCDKDGEDDMNDNFLAHCSPKLVIQQSVDEIIPLKESTDLLDISNFTPDKFRHSSLSEMSPPDTPNLSPQVIGPEIKSAGKTKDFQDSNEVVLGSPQDMKWNCNIVQQQDHHSSPFIVNSHQFQFHTFNDDDAVGVVEKNPCVETFGKQANHNGSGAKASKPKKKTTKQNAGQNTGPDQKGTKKTKTPKSSKAEKSKNPRQNSRSSKKVKNPSEGKNNKGQGGGCKSATKFRNNLIPSAQSLKDTIVIQNPTNGVSGVNSDWPLIKESNSWSENTLAPGSNLLDDDQREFEEPSNILSNIASGMAEVQRFMMASIEPLWGPASGVCLPPEANSLKLKTLKILAGTPSDSKKKGGGAVALGATKSRKSTNKGANSKNQAQLSSAHSSFPQIALDCNAAPPRCVFDKSGPNPSTPGTNGPAHKKMYRHKTSAKFPRDENSKGKRGERDPNKDLSLMASFEKLR
- the nexmifb gene encoding neurite extension and migration factor isoform X2, which translates into the protein MDVLQDNNLTAQAQNPTQTNGVNENGSHDQGNNLKPYVAADAAVPFPSLATAANAQKGSPDSHRALPSLTLKEPCVLSPPSPLRLTDAPEHASDDSSTHAISLTSCVTKGVSPWSLPEDCDRTPFTIMEPGGISTLTGDCLMQQSRTCLGCFIESKDSVDPEPGISLKMGDINRDYDSCSISDIGIQCMSTGESARYGDQLLSDQLLSFPLHKSRTADKRDVEKSDSDSEDPTPKNYYEGLLLDKCNGEEALLSNPNQDWGYFESFISESKMELLDLCSKNELSVNLFSEEDVDNYMFDDDDSTLSSDVCSLKIRYESFQDNVREKTNALQEETQFNFFPSVLVNCTKKENGTIKKNMDTLQFKADEISLWGNEEKPDLNKNGSPADGTQYLTPKRNYFFDSNNSTEDSGEYSDDSSCTGSSYDTFREAKECNRFLSRENSSSSSQLNYGLRAKRKVRYSEDYLYDVDSIESEKNAEKREKQPFGPKEEDDDDWCPKKRRKSSRKEPPVIIKYIIINRFKGEKHMLVKLGKIDPTPTTVNLNSDALQKYEKLAPLKDYWQKRQLKRRDSRKLASGDKHNFHLNGSNRSFSSSPPKRKYKIANRLRIQRIQTVEQSPNKQGSSSCDQRQEGGTKDDAALTGMPLTIAAPNRANRLDSNDITHTGTVNSRSQEREDKRIGNKIVRIKKFKSEARLKSRKIKAMQEDSKSITNVAGICPVLENQDSVGSMKDAAIDSAASSPHLSENHTTDAVEKSTFISATCSSDKPAPSANVATSVPVVPGGYLQTLLDASDSSNSTGISYFSQHPSGQYTAGVSPAETQFTSLQLAQSCVLSPPSESELQQSPQTCTNQIEPNFTQIWHAQASTNQPPFPPDIPESPIMTNSFSGPVPVPMADNLSVSGYSQLNLDSNRLLYQKNYLHEQPLQPDTDYQSCQVPCGEGHFQFQRGSLNTDNGRLISFDSVGSLSATSSNYSSLSLKSCDKDGEDDMNDNFLAHCSPKLVIQQSVDEIIPLKESTDLLDISNFTPDKFRHSSLSEMSPPDTPNLSPQVIGPEIKSAGKTKDFQDSNEVVLGSPQDMKWNCNIVQQQDHHSSPFIVNSHQFQFHTFNDDDAVGVVEKNPCVETFGKQANHNGSGAKASKPKKKTTKQNAGQNTGPDQKGTKKTKTPKSSKAEKSKNPRQNSRSSKKVKNPSEGKNNKGQGGGCKSATKFRNNLIPSAQSLKDTIVIQNPTNGVSGVNSDWPLIKESNSWSENTLAPGSNLLDDDQREFEEPSNILSNIASGMAEVQRFMMASIEPLWGPASGVCLPPEANSLKLKTLKILAGTPSDSKKKGGGAVALGATKSRKSTNKGANSKNQAQLSSAHSSFPQIALDCNAAPPRCVFDKSGPNPSTPGTNGPAHKKMYRHKTSAKFPRDENSKGKRGERDPNKDLSLMASFEKLR